The Pseudomonadota bacterium DNA segment GTCGGGGAAGGCGTCGCTGCCCGTCGCGATCTCGTGCGGGTCGATGCGGGCAGGGCCGAAGCAGGCCTCGCTCAGCACGGCCTCGAGCGCTTGCCGCTGATCGGGGCGGCACACCACCGTGGTGCGTCGACCGACCACGAAGCGGTTCCAGTACGCGGGGAACTCGAGCTCGGCCAGCAAGATGCCGCGATCGAGGGCGAAGAAGCGCCGTGGCACCACAAAGATTGTGGGCACCCCTTCTGGCGTGTCGATGGTGTCCTTGATGGTCTCCGGCACGGCCCCGTACTGGATCTGCCCGACGGAGGAGGGCAGGATGACGCCTCCACGGGGGAGGACGCGGACACCGTCGTCGAGGCTCGAGCTCATCGCCGGCAGGTTCGAGAGGAGGACGCGGTCTCCTCTCGCGGAGGTGTGCGCGAGGTCACGCCCCCCGCCGATTGAATGCGCCGGGCGGGCGCGGGCTCTCTCTGGCCGGTCTGGCGGCCATCTGCCTGCCAAATGGCGGCAGGACCCCCCGGTTCAGGTGGCGCACAGAACCCCATGCCCACCACTGCGCCGCCCCAAACGTCTCCATCGTCAACGCGCGACTGCATCGACCTCGCGGTAATCTCGTGCGGTCTG contains these protein-coding regions:
- a CDS encoding cAMP/cGMP-dependent 3',5'-cyclic-AMP/GMP phosphodiesterase; this translates as MSSSLDDGVRVLPRGGVILPSSVGQIQYGAVPETIKDTIDTPEGVPTIFVVPRRFFALDRGILLAELEFPAYWNRFVVGRRTTVVCRPDQRQALEAVLSEACFGPARIDPHEIATGSDAFPD